The DNA region GGCCGACGGCGGGTTGGCCGCCAGCTTCGCCGCCGGGCGGATCGGCCGCCGCACCAGCTCCCCGCCGCAGTTCGGGCAGCGCTCTCCCGGCAGCCGGGCGCGGCAGCCGGCGCAGAAGGTGCATTCGAAGGAACAGATGTAGGCGTCCATCGACTCCGGCGGCAGGTCGCGGTCGCAGCATTCGCAGTTGGGGCGCAGGTCCAGCATGGGCGGTCACTCGGCCAAGGGGCTGTGGAAGGCGCCGAGGATAGCGGAGAATGCGGCGGGCGGAGAGTGGCGCGACTGCCGTTGGGCGTGAAGATCCTGCCAAACCGCATCCCCTCTCCCGCCCCGCCCCCGCCCTCCGGACCGGCGGGCCGCCTACATCGCCTCGGCGCGGCGGCCGAACAGGGCGCGCAGCTTGCGGCCGATGACACCGCCCAGCATGCCGTGGCCGCCGCCGGCCTTGGGGAACCAGCCGGGATCGTCGGTCTGGAAGCGGCGGACGACATGGACGAAGGCGTCGACGACGTCGGGGTCGAAATCGCGGCCCGCCCGTTCGACGATCCAGGAGATCGCCTCCTCCACCGGCCAGGCGCCGCGGTACTGGCGGCTGGTGATCAGCGCGTCGAACACGTCGGCCACCGCCATGATGCGGGCGCTGACCGGGATGGCGTCGCCCTTCAGCCCCTCCAGATAGCCCGAGCCGTCGAAGCGCTCGTGATGGTAGCGCGCGATCTCCGCCGCGATGGACAGCAGCGACCGGCCGCGCAGCGGCACCGCCGCCTCGGACAGGATGCGGTGGCCGATCTCGGTGTGGCGCTGGATCATCTGCATGTCGATGCCGGTCAGCTCCCCCGGCATGCCGAGCGTCTCGTCCGACACGCTCAGCATGCCGACATCGTGCAGCAGGGCCGCCAGCCCGACCTTCTCGACGAAGTCGGCGTCCAGCTCGTCGCGGAACTTCTCGCGCCGGTGCAGCTCGCGGGCGAGCGCGCCGACCAGCTTCTCGATGCGCTGGAGATGGCCGGTCGCGGCATTGTCCTTGTATTCGGCGAGCGCGCCCATCGCCAGCACGGTGGCCTTCTGCGAGGTGTTCAGCTCCTCGATCAGCAGGGCGTTCTCGAAGGCGATCGAGCATTTGTTGCGGAACAGCTCCAGCAGCTGCCATTCCCGCGCGGTGCCGTCGTTGCGGCCCTCGACATAGATCATGCCGGTGATGCCGCCGTTGGCGCGCAGGCGCAGCGCGCAGAAATCCGGCTCGATGATCGTCTCGCTGCCGGGCGACAGCCGCTCCAGCGCCGCCTCCACCCGCGGTTCGCCGAGCTCCGCGACCTCCACGTCCTTCCATCCGGCGAAGCGGCCGGTGGAGGCGCGCACGCGGATCTTGCGGTCGCGCGGCAGCGTATCGCCCTGGATGCACAGCAGCGCATGGTGGCCGATGCCGAGCAGCCCGACCACCCGCGGCAGGATGTTGGGAAACAGCACGTCGGGGGTGCGCATCTCCAGGAGGCCGGTGGTGGCGACCAGCATGCGGGCCAGCCCCTTGCGCCCTGCGGCCAGCGCCTGGAGGCTGGCGAAGGTGCGCAGCTGGCCGGCGACGGCGGCGCGCAATGCCCGCGGCGTCAGCTCCGCCTTGGCGCGCCAGTCGCCGATGTCGTAGGCGGCGATCGCCTCGTCCTCGATACCGGAGGCAGGGGCGGAGGCCGGATCGGAGCCGCCCGCCGGGCCGGCATCGCCGGTGCAGACGACGATGCGGGTGCGCTGGTTGCCCAGTTCGCGCCGCAGATGGGCAACCAGCTCCAGCCCCGCCCGCTCGCTTTCCAGCGCGATGTCCAGCAGGATCAGGGCGGTGTCGGGATGCTGCCGCAACGCCTCGCGCGCGGCGGCGGCGGAGGTGGCGCCCAGCAGAACCACCCCGGCGCCGTCGATCGACAGCCCGTCGAGCGCGGCCTGCACCGTCGCCGGGAGCGACGGGTCGGAATCGACGACCAGGACCCTGAAGGGCGGTCTTGCGACCGGTCCGGCCGTCTCCGGCCGTGCATCGTCGTGGAGCATGTCATTCCCAGCGGTTGCGCCTGCGCGATGCGCGTCCGCCAAAGTAATCCGATCCGCATATTCATTCAACCTCGCGCAACCGGGCTGCCGGAGCGGAGCCCGCCGGTCAGCGGGCCGCCA from Azospirillum thiophilum includes:
- a CDS encoding DUF1272 domain-containing protein; the encoded protein is MLDLRPNCECCDRDLPPESMDAYICSFECTFCAGCRARLPGERCPNCGGELVRRPIRPAAKLAANPPSALRVVKPQGCAAVD
- a CDS encoding response regulator; amino-acid sequence: MLHDDARPETAGPVARPPFRVLVVDSDPSLPATVQAALDGLSIDGAGVVLLGATSAAAAREALRQHPDTALILLDIALESERAGLELVAHLRRELGNQRTRIVVCTGDAGPAGGSDPASAPASGIEDEAIAAYDIGDWRAKAELTPRALRAAVAGQLRTFASLQALAAGRKGLARMLVATTGLLEMRTPDVLFPNILPRVVGLLGIGHHALLCIQGDTLPRDRKIRVRASTGRFAGWKDVEVAELGEPRVEAALERLSPGSETIIEPDFCALRLRANGGITGMIYVEGRNDGTAREWQLLELFRNKCSIAFENALLIEELNTSQKATVLAMGALAEYKDNAATGHLQRIEKLVGALARELHRREKFRDELDADFVEKVGLAALLHDVGMLSVSDETLGMPGELTGIDMQMIQRHTEIGHRILSEAAVPLRGRSLLSIAAEIARYHHERFDGSGYLEGLKGDAIPVSARIMAVADVFDALITSRQYRGAWPVEEAISWIVERAGRDFDPDVVDAFVHVVRRFQTDDPGWFPKAGGGHGMLGGVIGRKLRALFGRRAEAM